From Panicum hallii strain FIL2 chromosome 2, PHallii_v3.1, whole genome shotgun sequence, a single genomic window includes:
- the LOC112883101 gene encoding zinc finger CCCH domain-containing protein 43-like, translating into MKNRWDALKADFTTWKTLLLSASGLGRDLKTGTIAASDDWWEEKIDAMSLCKKFRFAPLDNEEDVEIMFSGASCTNANAVALRAREGSAGNGNGNGNGNYNDKDNGSDDVQEVHPSPAEKQPAKRGAAYKSPKKGKKNFRDMQFKRFVDSFVEKASSSSATSSPTDHVRQEIAEILQSVIEAGACEGSDEHFYATQLLIKKEFRDVFVTLKTPEGKLAWLKRTWEERKKR; encoded by the exons ATGAAAAACCGATGGGATGCATTGAAAGCTGATTTTACCACATGGAAGACACTACTTCTTAGTGCGTCTGGATTGGGAAGAGACCTAAAGACCGGTACAATTGCTGCTAGTGATGATTGGTGGGAAGAAAAAATTGAT GCCATGTCGTTGTGCAAAAAATTTAGATTTGCCCCTTTGGATAACGAAGAAGATGTTGAAATCATGTTTAGTGGTGCGTCATGCACCAATGCAAATGCTGTGGCTCTACGTGCAAGAGAGGGGTCAGCTGGTAATGGTAATGGTAATGGAAATGGAAATTATAATGATAAGGATAATGGTAGTGATGATGTCCAAGAGGTACATCCAAGTCCTGCTGAAAAACAACCTGCGAAAAGAGGTGCTGCTTATAAATCTCCAAAGAAGGGGAAGAAAAATTTTAGAGATATGCAGTTCAAGCGATTTGTGGACTCATTTGTGGAGAAAGCTAGTTCAAGCTCTGCAACTTCTTCACCCACTGATCATGTTAGGCAAGAGATAGCAGAAATATTGCAATCAGTCATTGAAGCTGGGGCATGTGAAGGAAGTGATGAACATTTTTATGCCACGCAACTCCTCATCAAAAAGGAATTTAGAGATGTGTTTGTCACTCTTAAAACCCCTGAAGGGAAGCTTGCATGGCTTAAGAGGActtgggaggagaggaagaaacgCTAG
- the LOC112880942 gene encoding putative nuclease HARBI1 codes for MAFTSSESNDSEMASNSSESSGWMYEAAAIAAYAMLDCGISSSEKKPRKVPEESGYQFVQRQLSNEESCYNMFRMGRLVFYSLHEELVNNYGLTSSDEMCSIEALGMFLWMCGAPQSVRQAKHIFSHSLETVSRRFNDVLEAVNLLAAKNIKPIDETFAVVHPKIREHRSWPHFRNCIGAIDGTHIEVIVPPSKQPVHMNRHGYCSQNAMAVCDFDMRFTFVVVGWPGSAHDTRIWRDTVFNKYKNTFPQPPVEKYYLVDSDYPNRNGYLAPYKGQRYHITEFQNASQPIGLKELFNHAHSSLRNVIERSFGVLKMKWRILLKMPSYSMEKQAKIIIACMALHNFIRDSNLSDNDFDTLASDETYVDGDSGTTTSYVGDEEDMEDVRDAIVQALAGEY; via the coding sequence ATGGCTTTCACTTCAAGTGAGTCTAATGATTCTGAAATGGCAAGTAATTCAAGTGAATCAAGTGGTTGGATGTATGAAGCAGCAGCAATAGCAGCTTATGCAATGCTTGATTGTGGGATATCTTCATCTGAAAAGAAGCCAAGAAAAGTGCCTGAAGAATCAGGCTATCAATTTGTTCAGAGGCAACTCAGTAATGAAGAGAGCTGCTATAACATGTTCAGAATGGGAAGGTTAGTGTTCTATAGCTTGCATGAGGAACTAGTTAACAATTATGGTTTGACATCCTCAGATGAGATGTGCTCGATAGAAGCACTTGGTATGTTCTTATGGATGTGTGGTGCACCTCAATCAGTTCGGCAAGCAAAGCATATTTTTTCACATTCTTTAGAAACTGTGAGTAGGAGGTTCAATGATGTCCTAGAAGCTGTGAATCTTTTGGCTGCCAAAAATATTAAACCCATAGATGAGACCTTTGCTGTGGTGCATCCAAAAATCCGAGAGCATAGATCCTGGCCTCATTTCAGAAATTGCATAGGTGCAATAGATGGAACACATATTGAAGTCATTGTTCCACCATCTAAGCAGCCAGTGCATATGAATCGACATGGATATTGCAGTCAGAATGCTATGGCtgtttgtgattttgatatGAGATTCACATTTGTGGTAGTGGGATGGCCTGGGTCTGCTCATGATACTCGCATATGGAGGGACACTGTGTTCAATAAATACAAAAATACTTTTCCACAACCTCCCGTCGAGAAGTACTATCTTGTTGACTcagattacccaaatagaaatGGCTATCTAGCACCTTATAAAGGTCAAAGGTACCACATTACAGAATTTCAAAATGCTAGCCAACCAATTGGGTTGAAGGAGTTGTTCAACCATGCTCACTCATCGCTTAGAAATGTTATTGAGCGTTCATTTGGGGTGCTGAAAATGAAATGGCGCATTCTTTTAAAAATGCCGAGCTACTCAATGGAGAAGCAAGCAAAGATTATAATTGCTTGCATGGCGTTGCACAACTTTATTAGAGATAGCAATTTGAGTGATAATGACTTTGATACACTTGCATCTGATGAGACATATGTTGATGGGGATTCGGGAACTACTACTAGTTATGTTGGTGATGAGGAAGATATGGAAGATGTACGAGATGCTATTGTGCAAGCATTGGCCGGAGAATATTGA
- the LOC112880943 gene encoding histone deacetylase HDT1-like translates to MSWEGDFSSSEEEVDAPSTEEDSAAGGFMRVGSSEDDDGDDDEETEDSSDYSGDSGRDDSSNDDDSSDDDSDIGAAPSIKRRKQEDGPEPKNDDGSTFKFLPAAPVALFGKNAPPLSKVMMQIQSDSTKSASKRKRASDVAAPRVPIKPRKMIVRKIRKEVEPSSTDQEAPNINQAHIMDISSGEEQAR, encoded by the exons ATGTCCTGGGAGGGGgacttctcctcctcggaggaagaagtcgaTGCCCCATCAACCGAGGAAGACTCGGCGGCAGGAGGCTTCATGCGTGTCGGGTCGTCGGAGGACGACGATGGTGATGACGATGAAGAGACCGAAGATAGCAGCGACTACAGCGGTGACAGCGGTAGAGACGATAGCAGCAATGACGACGACAGCAGTGATGATGATAGCGACATTGGTGCAGCCCCTTCGATCAAGCGCCGCAAG CAAGAGGATGGCccggagcccaagaacgatgatggctccactttcaagttcTTACCGGCTGCTCCCGTAGCTCTCTTTGGCAAGAACGCACCTCCCCTGTCGAAGGTCATGATGCAGATTCAGTCTGATTCTACAAAATCAGCCTCTAAGCGAAAACGAGCTTCCGACGTTGCTGCCCCCCGAGTCCCGATTAAGCCAAGGAAGATGATTGTTAGGAAGATTCGGAAGGAGGTTGAACCATCTTCAACCGATCAAGAAGCTCCCAACATCAACCAG GCTCATATCATGGATATTTCCTCCGGGGAAGAGCAAGCGCGCTAA